Proteins encoded in a region of the Flavobacterium sp. MDT1-60 genome:
- the neuC gene encoding UDP-N-acetylglucosamine 2-epimerase, whose translation MPKRKIAVVITARPSYSRVKTVLSAIQNHPDLELLLVVAASALLDRYGSAVNFIEKDGFTISAKVFNVLEGENLTAAAKTTGIGILELSTVFDNLKPDIVVTVADRFETMATAIAASYMNIPLAHIQGGEVTGNIDEKVRHAITKLSDYHFVASESAKDRVIKLGEDPAMVFNTGCPSIDLAEEIIHSKNLPFNPYEKYGGVGATPDLSQGYLVVMQHPVTTEYKDSRKHIEATLEAIYKINKPTLWFWPNVDAGADGTSTGIRAYREQHQLPNVHFFKNMEGKDFLELLKHSDCLIGNSSVGIRECAFLGVPVINIGSRQNRRDRGGNSVDVDYSQEEIEAAIVSSVQKGKTISSSIYGDGKAGIQIAKLLADLPLQFHKTIMY comes from the coding sequence ATTGCTTTTGGTTGTAGCGGCCTCAGCTTTATTGGATCGATACGGTTCTGCTGTGAATTTTATCGAAAAAGATGGTTTTACAATTTCGGCCAAGGTATTTAATGTATTAGAAGGAGAGAATTTGACTGCTGCAGCAAAAACCACTGGAATTGGTATTTTGGAATTATCTACTGTTTTTGATAACCTAAAACCAGATATTGTAGTAACTGTTGCAGATCGATTTGAAACAATGGCAACTGCTATTGCAGCTTCTTATATGAATATCCCATTAGCACATATACAAGGAGGTGAAGTTACCGGGAATATTGATGAAAAAGTACGTCACGCCATAACAAAGTTGTCTGATTACCATTTTGTAGCTTCTGAGAGTGCTAAGGATAGAGTTATAAAATTAGGAGAAGATCCGGCTATGGTTTTTAATACAGGTTGTCCTTCTATTGATTTAGCAGAAGAGATTATTCACAGTAAAAATCTTCCTTTTAATCCTTACGAAAAATATGGAGGTGTGGGGGCAACACCTGATTTATCTCAGGGATATTTAGTTGTAATGCAACATCCTGTTACTACAGAATATAAAGATTCTCGAAAACATATAGAAGCTACACTAGAAGCTATTTACAAAATAAATAAACCGACACTTTGGTTTTGGCCTAATGTAGATGCAGGAGCCGACGGAACGTCTACAGGAATACGTGCTTATAGAGAGCAACATCAATTGCCAAATGTCCACTTTTTCAAGAACATGGAAGGAAAAGATTTCTTAGAATTACTGAAGCATAGCGATTGCCTGATAGGCAATTCTAGTGTTGGTATTAGAGAATGTGCCTTCTTGGGAGTTCCTGTAATTAATATTGGGTCACGTCAAAATCGAAGAGATCGCGGAGGAAACAGTGTAGATGTGGATTATTCACAGGAAGAGATAGAAGCTGCAATTGTTTCTTCAGTCCAAAAAGGGAAAACTATTTCATCCTCTATTTATGGAGATGGAAAAGCAGGTATACAAATAGCCAAATTACTAGCTGATTTGCCTTTGCAGTTTCATAAAACTATTATGTATTAA